The Oncorhynchus mykiss isolate Arlee chromosome 5, USDA_OmykA_1.1, whole genome shotgun sequence DNA window TTTCAGTCAAGTTTTCAATGGGAAAGCACGTTACCTGTTATCTCACGGTCAGTGTTATCAGGGATCTTTGGGACGTCCCTACAACAAACtttaacccctacccttaacctaaccttaaacaacccttacctaaccatttacatttcaacttcagtgggaggtagggacgtcccaatgaTCCCGGATAGCATAGACCGTTATCTCGCTGTGAAGGAAAAAATCAAGTTCGTTCGCAAATTCACTATCAGCTGTGTTTGATTGTCTCTCTCGGCCAATGGGAGGCGAGGCAATTAACATCCCAACACcgattgattaaaaaaaactgtGGAGCTGGGGTGTTGTGAGACGGCCATTTGAAGGTGAAGTAGGTGGTGAACTCGAGACTCAATGGACTACAGTTGATGGGTCTCTCGCACACAGGCTTCTATTTCTGTACAGGTTTGTTTCCACACAGCTCGAAGAGAAACTTTCGGGATTGATTTTTACCCTTTAAGGAATTGCTCAAAGAACGCTGGCGTTTGGACATTTTCTTGCCACCCTCAAGTGTTCAGGACAGGCCGTTCAGAAACGATGTTCTATCTTGCGTAATGGGTATATAGACGGTATAGACTACAAGCGTGTCATTGACTATAACCAAGTGCCTGAACCACATTGTCTGAGATTCAAATAAAGGAGAATGTCGGAGCGATCTCAGAGCCCTCTTTCGGATTGCAACAGCCGGACGGATGACTTCAGCCGACCCATGTACGCCCAGGCCTTGAGTCAAGAAGCGTTTGGAGGCACGTCGCTCCAGATCCCTCACGGCGTTCTACAGCACCACAGTCTTATATTCAACAAGACTGCATACAATGGGTTGCCTCCAACACCTCAAACCTTTTTCCAATTCCCACCAGTCGGTGGTGACTATAGGGCCTCAGATTTACAAACCGGTGACTTTTGCCAACCCAAACACTGGTATCCCATCGCCGCTCCCGAATACACCGGCCAAGTACCGAGGGTTGCAGTGACTACGCAGGCCACAAACCTGAGCCCACCCATTGCCGAAGACAGGGAACAAATCAAAATGCCTGATATAAAGATTGAGAAGGATGTCAATGACGAGTATGAGGTAAAGATTCAACAGTATCCAACTCCGTCGTCCGCTGTGGCTCACGGGGTTTACTACTCGACCCCATGGAACCCCTCGTTTTGGCCCGGCCTTCCCCACATCACTGCTGAGAGTTCCAATATTCAAAACCTCAACTCCATACCCTCAACATCGTCTTCAACATCCCCATCGCTCTCGCCGTCACCCCCCAGCAATGGGTTACCCGGGATCACGTTCAACGGGAGCGCAAGCCAAGGTGCCCAAGCGCCCCAGGCGCAAACTCAAAGCAATGGATCCTCCAGCGCCAGCGGTGGGTGCAGCGACTCGGAGGAAGAGGTGAGTCTGAAAATAGGCCTATGTACCGTTATCCCCATGATGTCCCATTAGCTTGTGTTTACCCTGGAGCCTGCCTATTAATTTTAAAAAAGTGAAGGGATGGACAATGTTTCCTAAAGTCTTTGGTAAGTGTGCCTCTTTTTAACAGGAGAACCCTTCAACTGAGGAGCTGGAACAGTTCGCCAAGGAGCTGAAGCACACGCGTATAACACTGGGTTTCACACAAGCAGATGTAGGAATGGCTCTAGGCAACCTTTATGGTGAGTTTGGATTAGGCGTACACTAAAACTACCATTAACCTATGTCACAGCCTAACCTTGCCAATGTGAGCTGGTGAATATTAATGCATGCTTGGTCTTTGAACTTACTGAGTGTTCCGTTAAATTGGCATAGAATACTATGGTCCTTGTGTTTGAAATCTACTGTAGTTGTTGCAGTGTCAACTAGGGATTAACTTGGATCCCGGCAAATGACCGCACACCAGATCCGAATGCACTTTAGACCTCTCATCAGAACTGAACATTCGATCCCGTTCTGAACCAAGACCAGTGAGCTGAAGCCCAGGACTGGTTCAACATCACATAAATTAAATGAGCCCTAACCGGACAACCATACACTATATTGATTCGAACTGGTGATGAAAACAATGTGGCGGGCGGCAGCTGAGTGGGGAGACAGGAAACAGCCATTGGGCCAAGAAAAAGTGCAGAGGAAACTCACCTTATGTTCAGCCGAATGATGAAAATATTGGAATtaagtaggctaatgcaattgaagGCGTTTGTCAAATTCTTGCTCATACTGAAACTCCCAAAGTGATATAAAACTGTTATACAAAATGTTTTAAGCTATACTCGTGTGTGGTCAACTAAATTATGATTTCAGCACCGTTTTCATTGGGACAGCGCCATGTCGCTGATTTGAGAAGAGTGGGGGACTAGTCAATGTCAGATCTttgttttcactgaatctccgtttagATATTTGGTAACAATTCAAACTGGGGAAATGTTAGCTAAATTGGAGTCTGTGCTAATGAACATATTTTTGATAGTTTGCTCATATATTAGCTGATCAGAACATTTTGCTAGAATGTTATACAAGTGGATTTTGCCCTTCACTCGCGTAGTAAGTAGCCTGTTCTACACCCGACCAAAAGCCAAGGTCTGTATATTTGGTTCAATTATATCTGGCTGGACAAGTGGAAATGGTAGCTCATTTATTCGTTTGCTCCTCTCACTGATCAAACATTTAGCAtgcaataatgtagcctaaatcaagtGTAATTGCTCTATTTACTCACGTAGTAGCCCTATATAGAGTTTAGGTTTTTTTCCAAAACGTCCCTCTAACTTTTTTCTGTAATCCATAGGTGGAATTACCAAATCACTTCTCGCATAcgaatgtaaataaaataaaaaagtttccCCCTCTTCTCTGCGCTGTCTCGTATTGCTGCCTCTATGAGAGCTTCGGTAGAGTGTGTAAACAACACAGTCGGTCCCGGTTAAGATGCCTTGATATCTAAACAAGTTCCTCTTCATCTCCCGTTATTCATGAGCTGACCTGCCATCTGTATAATCCACTCGATTTTGCCAAATAAAGTTTTGGTATTCGTTTATCTAGCAAGCTTAATCACTTTGATCATTGACTTTGTTTGGCTGCTGTTAGTACATGTCTGTGTCGAGGTAGCCTAGGCATACTGATGAAATGCGCTGAATTAATTGCGGAACATGATAATGCTCTTAACTGATCAACTACCTAATTCGCAATAATGTTATTGGGGAActgttactctatcattacaaAATATTAGTTTCTCTTGGTTGTGAAATCTTTCAATAGTGTTGCAGCCAAGACTCCAATTTGGCTCAGCGACAATCTTATTTAGGGAGAATCCTGAGCGACCATATCTTGGTTTTAAACGCTCCGATTTTTGCGTATTTCCCAGGATACATATGAATTATTCCTGGTATTGCGATTTGGTAGATTTTTGGGAAAATATTAATCCCTAGTGTCAACTGCTGACAATGACTCGTTCTCTGTTTAGGCAAGATGTTCAGCCAGACTACAATCTGTCGTTTCGAAGCCCTCCAGCTCAGCTTCAAGAATATGTGCAAGCTGAAGCCCCTGCTTCGGAGATGGCTGAATGAGGCTGAGACCTCTGACAACCCCCAGGATGTGAGTACTCTTCTAATCGAACTTTTTATCAGATATCTTTGTTTTGCTTAGAATCACAGCTGGTACAGAGCAGCATCAGGTTTGCACAACGTGTCTAGGATTCCATCTTGTTGGCCATGAACTTCCCATGGCCAACCAGAGTAACATTTATTAGAAAATGTTCACCAAATGTTATCTATTCAACTTTTGCATTTGGTATTTGAGGGGAGGCCCTTTTGGGGGGGACCAATATAGTTATGTCCTCTGCAATGGACCAAAGTACACTGTAATGTCCCAGTCTGAATGTGAGTATACTTGTATCCCCAGATGTACAAGATCGAGCGGGTGTttgtggacaccaggaagagGAAGCGGCGGACCAGTCTGGAGGGTTCGGTGCGCACGGCTCTAGAGTCCTACTTTGTCAAGTGCCCCAAGCCCAACACCCAGGACATCACACACATTGCAGATGACCTGTGTCTGGAGAGAGATGTGAGTCCCACACTGATACAGCCTTTCCTCAATTCCTTTGTCGCCTACTGGCCTTTATTTCCCCAACCATGCATGGCTGTTTAGTCTAATTGGCTCTTAAATGAAATGGACCCTAAATTCATTTATGGTAAATATGCTTTTCCCGTGTTGCCATGGTTTGTATCTCAGTGCTGTATGTGATGACTCGTCTGACACTGCCAGGTTCTATATTTTTAAAATTAAGGAAGTGGGGAAATGTGGTGTTTTCTGGACAGCATGTGACTTGTGTTTGGCAGGTGGTGCGTGTGTGGTTCTGTAACCGCAGACAGAAGGGCAAGCGCCTGGCCCTCCCTTTCGACGAGGAGTGTGAAGAACAGTACTACGAACAGAGTCCACCTCCCCCGCATATGACCCAATCCCCCCTCCCTGGGCAGGGGTACCACCTATCCAGCCACACCGGGGCCCCCACTTTCTACATGCCCCCCCTCCAGAGGCCAGAAGTCTTTAAGCAGGCCCTGCACCCTGGACTGGTGGGTCACCTGACCAGCTAAATGTGTTCCAGTTCTCTAAACCAGCTCTGGCCATATGGCCTCCCATTCCCAcccaacatacagtggggagaacaagtatttgatacactgccgattttgcaggctttcctacttacaaagcatgtagaggcctgtcatttttattataggtacacttcaactgtgagagacgggaTCTAAatccaaaatccagaaaatcacattgtatgatttttaaataattaatttgcattttattgcgtgacataagtatttgatatcagaaaagcagaacttaatatttggtacagaaacatttgtttgcaattacagagatcatacatttcctgtagttcttgaccaggtttgcgcacactgcagcagggattttggcacactcctccatacagaccttatccagatccttcaggtttcagggctgtcgctgggcaatacggactttcagctccctccaaagatgttctattgggttgaggtctggagactggccaggccactccagaaccttgagttgcttcttacggagccactccttagttgccctggctgtgtgtttcggctcgttgtcatgctggaagacccagccacgacccatcttcaatgctcttactgagggaaggccgagggtgattgactgtcatcttgaacttcttccattttctagtaattgcgccaacagttgttgccttctcaccgagctacttgcctattgtcctgtagcccatcccagccgtgtgcaggtctacaattttatccctgatgtccttacactgctccctggtcttggccattgtggagcggttggagtctgtttgagtgtgtggacaggtgtcttttatacaggtaatgagttcaaacaggtgcagtgagtggagaacaggagggattcttaaagaaaaactaacaggtctgtgagagccggagttcttactggttggtaggtgatgcaaattaattacttaaaaatcatacaatgtgattttctggatttctggtTAAGATTTCGTCTCTcacagttaaagtgtacctatgataaaaaacagacctctacatgctttgtaagtaggaaacactgccgattttgcaggttatcaaatacttgttctccccactagcTATTTTCTACCTCTTCATTCCACCAGTCCCTTGGCTCTGAATATCTGCGGTGAGATTGTTTTTGCACAAAGTTGTCTGACCTTTTTTTGATATTTTAAAAATGAGATTTTTTCCCCTTTATCTTGAATATCCTTGTCTTGTTGCAGTTCGTCCAGAGGTTATCTATTAGGTCTTACATACAATTTCTTTAAATATTCTTTGCAGTCTTGTCCAGAAGGTATACTCTCATAGTGGAAGTATGATACAATTTTTGATTTGTCTTAAAAAAATCTTGCTATGTTTGTTATCCATGCCTGTATTGCATATGTTGACTAGCTGTTTTTAATCTAATGGTAGCCATTGCGGTAAAGGGATTAACCAAAGTGGTACTTATGTTAACATGATCAGGGACCTGTGTTGTTAATGGTTGTCACTGTTACAGAGCTGATTACATCACCACTCTTATACAAAGACTTGATCAAAACAAATCTGAAATGGCCATCCAGCGCAGGCACAATCTAGTGCCTTGTGTAGTTGAAGTCATTTCATCTTCTATGTGACTCAAATCTCTTGGCTAAAGATTTTACACAATCCCATGTTTATAAATAAAAGCATATTTGATAATTTTATTGAAACTCTGGCTATTTCTCTGGTGCAACCTTAAGATGTTACTTGTAACTTTTGCACCACacaattaaatattttttattttccatgCCAACCTGTGTCGTAACAACAATTAGTGAATATGCTATTGTGTACAGAAATGCAGCATGTGTAACACAGATCACCCATAAATGCTCAACCACTTTCCCTGTTTCTCACACATTAGTTGTGTGGGGAGGTGGTTTATTGCTGA harbors:
- the LOC110523509 gene encoding POU domain, class 5, transcription factor 1 isoform X2; the protein is MSERSQSPLSDCNSRTDDFSRPMYAQALSQEAFGGTSLQIPHGVLQHHSLIFNKTAYNGLPPTPQTFFQFPPVGGDYRASDLQTGDFCQPKHWYPIAAPEYTGQVPRVAVTTQATNLSPPIAEDREQIKMPDIKIEKDVNDEYEVKIQQYPTPSSAVAHGVYYSTPWNPSFWPGLPHITAESSNIQNLNSIPSTSSSTSPSLSPSPPSNGLPGITFNGSASQGAQAPQAQTQSNGSSSASGGCSDSEEENPSTEELEQFAKELKHTRITLGFTQADVGMALGNLYGKMFSQTTICRFEALQLSFKNMCKLKPLLRRWLNEAETSDNPQDMYKIERVFVDTRKRKRRTSLEGSVRTALESYFVKCPKPNTQDITHIADDLCLERDVVRVWFCNRRQKGKRLALPFDEECEEQYYEQSPPPPHMTQSPLPGQGYHLSSHTGAPTFYMPPLQRPEVFKQALHPGLVGHLTS
- the LOC110523509 gene encoding POU domain, class 5, transcription factor 1 isoform X1: MSERSQSPLSDCNSRTDDFSRPMYAQALSQEAFGGTSLQIPHGVLQHHSLIFNKTAYNGLPPTPQTFFQFPPVGGDYRASDLQTGDFCQPKHWYPIAAPEYTGQVPRVAVTTQATNLSPPIAEDREQIKMPDIKIEKDVNDEYEVKIQQYPTPSSAVAHGVYYSTPWNPSFWPGLPHITAESSNIQNLNSIPSTSSSTSPSLSPSPPSNGLPGITFNGSASQGAQAPQAQTQSNGSSSASGGCSDSEEEENPSTEELEQFAKELKHTRITLGFTQADVGMALGNLYGKMFSQTTICRFEALQLSFKNMCKLKPLLRRWLNEAETSDNPQDMYKIERVFVDTRKRKRRTSLEGSVRTALESYFVKCPKPNTQDITHIADDLCLERDVVRVWFCNRRQKGKRLALPFDEECEEQYYEQSPPPPHMTQSPLPGQGYHLSSHTGAPTFYMPPLQRPEVFKQALHPGLVGHLTS